DNA sequence from the Malus sylvestris chromosome 10, drMalSylv7.2, whole genome shotgun sequence genome:
ATCCTTGATCAATTGAATCGAAGGAAGAAACCGGACcttgaaaaagagagaaagtaaaGAAATGCTGGTGGTTATACCTTCCACCCGGGGACTTTGGAAGATTAAGTTTTTTCACAAACTCTGAGGGACCAACACCGGTAGACCAGACCAAAAGGCCATATGGAACATCAGTTCCATCGTTGAGAACTATCTTCTTCGGATGCACTTCTTTCACAACGCCTCGCATAAGGCGAACGCCAGCCTGGTGCAAAAGTtcacatttcaaatcaatcCCAAGAACCAACATGAAGTAGCCTCCAGAATGTTAGAAAGAAAATCAACTAACCTTGGTCAAGTGATTTGTTGCATATTGCCTTAAGCCAACATCAAACGATGACAAAATCTCGTTCGCCTGTTAAAAAAATTACCGAGAAAACAATCATTTGTTTCATAATTTGTCCACAAGAAGCCAGTGCAGAGTGCATAAATATAGGAGAGAATAACTGATTGTACCTCAATGAGTGTGACTTTGATGTAATCCTTAACGTGAGTATACCGTTCTTGGACATCTTTCATGATGAAATCACTCAACTCGCCACTGAACTCCACCCCCGTAGGGCCACCTCCAATAACAACACAATGCAGAATGCGTTTCCTTTCTTCCTCCAATATGCCTGCAAAGTAAAATGTATAAGATGTAAGAGGGAAGAACACCGATTCCTACCAATTGTCTTTCACTCATCCTTGAGAGAGCAAAACCAAGTCTTCAAATAATTGTATACTCTGAGAGACATATAACACTCACCTGGATGTTCAGAGAGCATGAGGTTCAAGAGAAGCTTCTTCCTAATCTCTTGGGCATGATTCACTTCACGGAGGAAAAATGCATGTTCCTTCACACCCTTGATACCGAATGTCAGAGGCTCAGCTCCTGCAGCTATGACGAGCTTGTCATATGCAACTTTGAACCTATAAGGTTCATGAGATAAACCGCCATTGCTAACCGTCTCGCAGTAAACCTATACGAAAGAAGAACATTAACTTTTCTGTTGCTATGACCAAAAATCTAAATTAGTCAGTGTCCATTATGTTATGAATCTTAAGATAACTGAACAATGTAAGCAAACATTTcccaaatttgaaaataatcaaGTTGATAACTATAGTTCCGTTACCTCATGTTTGTCTGTGTCAAGGCCAACGCAGGAAGCCAGGTAAAAGTATGAATTGGGACTCGTCGCCATTGCAGATTGTATATGACTAACAGGTTCAGCAACCGAACGAAATTCCAGGGTACCAACGCAAGTTGAAGCAAGTAAAGGAGTGAAGACCATGTGATTTCTCGGCGATATGCAAACAACATCATAAACCTTGGTGTCTAGTCCCTTGAGGAATCGACAAGCGGCCCAGCCAGTACCAAGGACCACCACTCTTGGCTTTTCACCCGGCCTGGTTGCTTCTAGTCCCGGATACTTGGGCTCATTACACTCCGAATCAGACTCCTCAACAATCCTTTCTGCAGAAGGGAACTGATAATTTGGAGTTATGCTTATTCCCCTGCTCCAGAATCTATTGTGATTCACCTTCGAAATGCTGGAGAGGTACGAAAGATTGTTGTTTCTAGTCTCACTTTCGAGTGAAGGTACGGAACAATAATTGCGTGTGGATGCTCGCTCACACAACATATCCTTCTCAATTGTGCGAGCGGATGCTCCTGATGACGACCTTCTGAATCCATTTCGAGCAGTCCTGGCAATCCTCTCTAATGCCATGTTCAGATGAAGCACTACACTCCGAAACAAGATTAACAAGTACCCTTTGAACCTTCTGAAGAGAAGCAAATCGGTGCTTGTTCAACCTGTTGAAATTGAACCAAAGGAAGTGAGCTACGAAAACCGCTACTACTATCGGATCAACATTTGAGGGCAGAAATATATTTAGGGAGATGAACTGGCCACTCCTAACAGATGGAAAGGTGAAGACAACAGGTAGGACAATTAGAGCAATACTCCAATCAAAGAATGGTAAGATTATTAGCATATGACAACGATTCGTGTCGAAAATACCAGCTTACATTTGGCCATCAGCTGACGGC
Encoded proteins:
- the LOC126587029 gene encoding internal alternative NAD(P)H-ubiquinone oxidoreductase A1, mitochondrial-like — translated: MALERIARTARNGFRRSSSGASARTIEKDMLCERASTRNYCSVPSLESETRNNNLSYLSSISKVNHNRFWSRGISITPNYQFPSAERIVEESDSECNEPKYPGLEATRPGEKPRVVVLGTGWAACRFLKGLDTKVYDVVCISPRNHMVFTPLLASTCVGTLEFRSVAEPVSHIQSAMATSPNSYFYLASCVGLDTDKHEVYCETVSNGGLSHEPYRFKVAYDKLVIAAGAEPLTFGIKGVKEHAFFLREVNHAQEIRKKLLLNLMLSEHPGILEEERKRILHCVVIGGGPTGVEFSGELSDFIMKDVQERYTHVKDYIKVTLIEANEILSSFDVGLRQYATNHLTKAGVRLMRGVVKEVHPKKIVLNDGTDVPYGLLVWSTGVGPSEFVKKLNLPKSPGGRIGVDGWMRVPSVEDVFALGDCAGFLEHTGRPVLPALAQVAEREGKFLVELFNRIGKQDAGKVFSARDIPLGKQFVYKHLGSMATVGGYKALVDLRQSKDAKGISLAGFLSWFIWRSAYLTRVVSWRNRFYVAVNWATTLVFGRDNSRIG